From a single Anomaloglossus baeobatrachus isolate aAnoBae1 chromosome 3 unlocalized genomic scaffold, aAnoBae1.hap1 SUPER_3_unloc_3, whole genome shotgun sequence genomic region:
- the LOC142258730 gene encoding uncharacterized protein LOC142258730 produces MQNAADTMEKGEMDVRSDERSRDLSTDDGTRSSKQNAKGSESNKEAKPYSCSECEKCFTQKSKLITHERIHTGEKPYSCAECGKCFTQKSNLITHERIHTGEKPYSCSECEKCFVQKSGLVKHERIHTGEKIYLCSECEKCFVQKSGLVTHERIHTGEKPYSCSECGKCFAQKSDLVTHERIHTGEKPYSCSECGKCFAQKSDLVTHERIHTGEKPYSCSECGKCFDRKSNFVTHERIHTGVKPYSCSECGKCFALKPNLVKHLRIHTGEKPYSCSECGKCFADKSDLITHERNHTGEKPYSCSECGKCFAQKSDLFTHERIHTGEKPYSCSECGKCFDRKSNLITHERIHTGVKPYSCSECGKCFALKPNLVKHLRIHTGEKPYSCSECGKWFAQKSDLVTHERIHTGEKPYLCSECGKCFDRKSNLITHERIHTGVKPYSCSECGKCFALKPNLVKHLSIHTGEKPYSCSECGKCFDRKSNLVTHERIHTGEKPYSCSECGKCFDQKSNLITHERIHTGVKPYSCSECGKCFALKPNLVKHLRIHTGVKPYSCSECGKCFAWKSLLIRHERIHTGVKP; encoded by the coding sequence atgacggtaccaggagttccaaacagaatgctaagggaagtgaaagtaacaaagaagcaaagccatattcatgttcagaatgtgagaaatgttttactcagaaatcaaaactcattacacatgagagaattcacacaggagagaagccttattcatgtgcagaatgtgggaaatgttttactcagaaatcaaatcttattacacatgagagaattcacacaggagagaagccttattcatgttcagaatgtgaaaaatgttttgttcagaaatcaggtcttgttaaacatgagagaattcacacaggagagaagatatatttatgttcagaatgtgaaaaatgttttgttcagaaatcaggtcttgttacacatgagagaattcacacaggagagaagccatattcatgttcagaatgtgggaaatgttttgctcagaaatcagatcttgttacacatgagagaattcacactggagagaagccatattcatgttcagaatgtgggaaatgttttgctcagaaatcagatcttgttacacatgagagaattcacacaggagagaagccatattcatgttcagaatgtgggaaatgttttgatcggaaatcaaattttgttacacatgagagaattcacacaggagtgaagccatattcatgttcagaatgtgggaaatgttttgctttaaaaccaaatcttgttaaacatttgagaattcacacaggagagaagccatattcatgttcagaatgtgggaaatgttttgctgacaaatcagatcttattacacatgagagaaatcacacaggagagaagccatattcatgttcagaatgtgggaaatgctttgctcagaaatcagatctttttacacatgagagaattcacacaggagagaagccatattcatgttcagaatgtgggaaatgttttgatcggaaatcaaatcttattacacatgagagaattcacacaggagtgaagccatattcatgttcagaatgtgggaaatgttttgctttaaaaccaaatcttgttaaacatttgagaattcacacaggagagaagccatattcatgttcagaatgtgggaaatggtttgctcagaaatcagatcttgttacacatgagagaattcacacaggagagaagccatatttatgttcagaatgtgggaaatgttttgatcggaaatcaaatcttattacacatgagagaattcacacaggagtgaagccatattcatgttcagaatgtgggaaatgttttgctttaaaaccaaatcttgttaaacatttgagtattcacacaggagagaagccatattcatgttcagaatgtgggaaatgttttgatcggaaatcaaatcttgttacacatgagagaattcacacaggagagaagccatattcatgttcagaatgtgggaaatgttttgatcagaaatcaaatcttattactcatgagagaattcacacaggagtgaagccatattcatgttcagaatgtgggaaatgttttgctttaaaaccaaatcttgttaaacatttgagaattcacacaggagtgaagccatattcatgttcagaatgtgggaaatgttttgcttggaaatcacttcttattagacatgagagaattcacacaggagtgaagccatag